From Brassica oleracea var. oleracea cultivar TO1000 chromosome C3, BOL, whole genome shotgun sequence, a single genomic window includes:
- the LOC106330068 gene encoding transcription initiation factor IIF subunit alpha-like: MQNKEFVAIPAGSWYNFNKVAQYKQLTLEEAEEKMKNRRKTADGYNRWMMKGGNNDDKEAGGSSGGGGGGRGRKKSSGGEEEEGNVSDRGEEDEEEEAARKSRLGLNKKGNDDDDEEGPRGGDLDMDDDDIEKGDDWEHEEIFTDDDEAVGNDPDEREDLLAPEIPAPPEIKQDDEDEENGEEEGGLSNSGKELKKLLGKANGLNESEEEEDDDDSDDEEETNFNPVTNSKQKEAAKEEPVESTPPKPAPPSSSRGTPSAKPSKGKRKLNDGDSKKPSGSSVQKKVKTENETKPSVKEEKNNSVSKSKAPTKAVKPEPTPATASASASAATGPVTEDEIRAVLMEKKQVTTQDLVSRFKARLKTKEAVKFDNGVGISGDDWEHEEIFTDDDEAVGNDPDEREDLLAPEIPAPPEIKQDDEDEENGEEEGGLSNSGKELKKLLGKANGLNESEEEEDDDDSDDEEETNFNPVTNSKQKEAAKEEPVESTPPKPAPPSSSRGTPSAKPSKGKRKLNDGDSKKPSGSSVQKKVKTENETKPSVKEEKNNSVSKSKAPTKAAKAEPTPATASASASASAASGPVTEDEIRAVLMEKKQVTTQDLVSRFKARLKTKEDKNAFADILRKISKIQKNAGSQNFVVLRGK; this comes from the exons ATGCAGAACAAGGAGTTCGTCGCCATTCCTGCCGGTTCTTG GTATAACTTCAACAAGGTTGCACAGTACAAGCAACTTACACTGGAAGAAGCGGAGGAGAAGATGAAGAATCGTAGGAAAACTGCAGATGGGTATAATAGGTGGATGATGAAAGGCGGAAATAATGATGACAAAGAGGCGGGTGGAAGCAGTGGAGGTGGTGGTGGCGGTAGGGGTCGCAAGAAATCTTCAGGCGGCGAGGAAGAAGAGGGTAATGTCTCTGACAGAGGAGAGGAAGATGAAGAGGAAGAGGCTGCACGCAAGAGTAGACTCGGGCTTAATAAAAAGGGCAATGACGACGATGATGAAGAAGGTCCAAGGGGTGGTGATCTTGACATGGATGATGATGACATTGAGAAGG GGGATGACTGGGAGCATGAAGAGATTTTCACTGATGATGATGAGGCAGTGGGTAATGATCCTGACGAACGTGAAGATCTTCTGGCGCCTGAAATTCCTGCTCCTCCAGAAATAAAGCAG GATGATGAGGATGAAGAAAATGGAGAAGAGGAAGGAGGATTGAGCAATTCTGGTAAAGAGTTGAAGAAATTGCTCGGCAAGGCTAATGGTTTGAACGAGTCTGAGGAAGAAGAGGACGATGATGATTCAGATGAT GAGGAGGAGACAAACTTCAATCCAGTTACGAATTCTAAACAGAAGGAAGCGGCCAAAGAAGAACCTGTTGAGAGCACTCCTCCAAAGCCTGCACCACCTTCATCTTCTCGTGGAACGCCTTCTGCTAAACCATCAAAGGGAAAGAGAAAACTAAATGATGGCGACTCTAAAAAACCTAGCGGCAGCTCTGTTCAAAAGAAAGTGAAGACTGAAAAT GAGACGAAACCTTCAGTGAAGGAAGAGAAAAATAACTCAGTTTCCAAATCCAAGGCACCAACAAAGGCTGTGAAACCTGAACCAACTCCAGCTACTGCCTCAGCTTCAGCTTCAGCTGCTACAGGGCCTGTGACCGAAGATGAAATCCGAGCTGTCCTCATGGAGAAGAAGCAAGTCACTACGCAGGACCTTGTCTCTAGGTTCAAGGCAAGACTTAAGACCAAAGAG GCTGTAAAGTTTGATAACGGTGTTGGTATCTCAGGGGATGACTGGGAGCATGAAGAGATTTTCACTGATGATGATGAGGCAGTGGGTAATGATCCTGACGAACGTGAAGATCTTCTGGCGCCTGAAATTCCTGCTCCTCCAGAAATAAAGCAG GATGATGAGGATGAAGAAAATGGAGAAGAGGAAGGAGGATTGAGCAATTCTGGTAAAGAGTTGAAGAAATTGCTCGGCAAGGCTAATGGTTTGAACGAGTCTGAGGAAGAAGAGGACGATGATGATTCAGATGAT GAGGAGGAGACAAACTTCAATCCAGTTACGAATTCTAAACAGAAGGAAGCGGCCAAAGAAGAACCTGTTGAGAGCACTCCTCCAAAGCCTGCACCACCTTCATCTTCTCGTGGAACGCCTTCTGCTAAACCATCAAAGGGAAAGAGAAAACTAAATGATGGCGACTCTAAAAAACCTAGCGGCAGCTCTGTTCAAAAGAAAGTGAAGACTGAAAAT GAGACGAAACCTTCAGTGAAGGAAGAGAAAAATAACTCAGTTTCCAAATCCAAGGCACCAACAAAGGCTGCGAAAGCTGAACCAACTCCAGCTACTGCCTCAGCCTCAGCTTCAGCTTCAGCTGCTTCAGGGCCTGTGACTGAAGATGAAATCCGAGCTGTCCTCATGGAGAAGAAGCAAGTCACTACGCAGGACCTTGTCTCTAGGTTCAAGGCAAGACTTAAGACCAAAGAG GATAAGAACGCTTTTGCCGATATTCTGAGGAAGATCTCAAAGATACAGAAGAATGCCGGTTCTCAGAACTTCGTCGTTTTGAGGGGGAAATGA
- the LOC106329291 gene encoding NHP2-like protein 1, which produces MTVEAVNPKAYPLADSQLAITILDLVQQATNYKQLKKGANEATKTLNRGISEFVVMAADAEPLEILLHLPLLAEDKNVPYVFVPSKQALGRACGVTRPVIACSVTSNEASQLKSQIQQLKDAIEKLLI; this is translated from the exons ATGACCGTAGAAGCAGTGAACCCTAAGGCGTACCCGTTAGCCGATTCTCAGCTAGCGATTACCATCCTCGATCTTGTCCAGCAAGCTACGAACTACAAACAGCTCAAGAAAGGAGCTAATGAAGCTACCAAGACTCTGAACCGTGGTATCTCTGAGTTCGTGGTCATGGCTGCCGATGCTGAGCCTCTTGAGATTCTTCTCCACCTCCCTCTTCTCGCCGAAGACAAG AATGTGCCGTATGTGTTTGTGCCATCCAAACAAGCCCTTGGAAGAGCATGTGGTGTTACAAGACCCGTGATTGCTTGTTCCGTTACATCAAACGAGGCTAGCCAGTTGAAATCTCAAATTCAGCAGCTTAAGGATGCTATTGAGAAGCTTCTCATCTAA
- the LOC106332545 gene encoding uncharacterized protein LOC106332545, translated as MTDAGSFSTPAVPKFDGDYDHWSLIMENLLRSREYWSIIDPGFEDLRRIEAPSPVQQQSLNEAKLKDLKAKNYLFQSIDKTTLKTITQKETAKQLWDSMKVKHQGNARVKRAQLQRLRKTFETLEIKIGEKVSGYFARVMETTNDMRNCGEIIEDVKIVEKILQSLTENFNFVICSIEESKDIDRLSVDELQASLQIHEGKVTEQRSEEQVLQVDNEPRYGRGR; from the coding sequence ATGACAGACGCTGGAAGCTTTTCGACACCCGCTGTTCCTAAATTTGATGGAGACTACGATCACTGGAGTTTGATCATGGAGAATCTTCTCCGATCCAGGGAATACTGGAGTATTATCGATCCAGGATTTGAAGATCTGAGAAGAATTGAAGCGCCGAGCCCTGTGCAACAACAATCCCTCAATGAAGCAAAACTCAAGGATCTCAAAGCAAAGAACTACCTCTTTCAGTCAATCGACAAGACCACGCTGAAGACAATAACCCAAAAGGAGACGGCCAAACAGCTGTGGGACTCGATGAAGGTTAAACACCAAGGGAATGCTAGGGTGAAGCGAGCTCAATTGCAGAGGCTGAGGAAAACCTTTGAGACACTGGAGATAAAGATTGGTGAGAAGGTATCTGGATACTTTGCTAGAGTTATGGAGACAACCAATGATATGAGAAACTGTGGAGAGATCATTGAAGATGTCAAGATTGTTGAGAAGATACTCCAGAGCCTCACAGAAAACTTCAACTTTGTGATATGTTCAATTGAGGAATCCAAGGACATTGATCGTCTCTCGGTGGATGAACTGCAGGCGTCTCTACAGATTCATGAGGGCAAAGTGACTGAGCAACGAAGTGAAGAACAGGTTCTTCAAGTGGATAATGAGCCAAGGTATGGTAGAGGAAGATGA